The following are encoded in a window of Colletotrichum lupini chromosome 3, complete sequence genomic DNA:
- a CDS encoding phenylacetone monooxygenase: protein MAQGSESKPNGTSPSSFQSANQDLDYDVLIVGGGLSGIFSLYRVRELGLRVKVLEAGSAEGGTWFWNRYPGARFDSESYSYIFSFSQEVLDEWDWTEHFSPQTETLRYIQYLTKKFDLKKDMQFNTRIRSARFQEDTRSWLLTDGNGATYTCRYLVTAMGILNEPTLPNIAGVHNYKGEAWHTARWPGDGASLDGKRVAIIGTGATAIQTIQEIVKTVGSLTVFQRTPNWTAPLRNTKISPKEMADIRRRYPEIFRQCLDSYSCFIHVGDTRSVFDMEEKERLDHWEELYAQPGFAKVLGISGDIYTNREANKLYSDFHANKIRQRVNDPKVAEKLIPKNHGFGTRRVPLESGYYEAFNRPNVRLVDITETPIDHITEKGIKTSEEDFEFDVIIYATGFDAITGSFRAVDFQGIGGKQLTDVWSEGIQTFLGLTVKGFPNMFMVMGPHQMFGNIPRSIKYAVEWVADFIRYARDNNITSVEATDEGVRMWTDHVWKCGEGLLANEVDSWMTGVNKNLAHKQKRSMTRYNGPAPGYRKRCDEVKARNYSDFVLG, encoded by the exons CTGGGGTTGAGAGTAAAAGTCCTTGAAGCCGGTTCTGCTGAAGGAGGCACTTGGTTCTG GAACCGATATCCTGGAGCTCGATTTGATTCTGAGAGCTATTCCTACATATTTTCCTTCTCTCAAGAAGTGTTGGACGAGTGGGATTGGACTGAGCATTTCTCGCCTCAGACGGAAACTCTACGCTACATCCAGTACCTCACCAAGAAGTTCGACCTGAAAAAGGACATGCAATTCAACACGCGTATCCGGTCAGCTCGCTTCCAGGAAGACACAAGGTCTTGGCTTTTGACCGATGGAAACGGTGCCACTTACACATGCCGTTACCTGGTGACAGCGATGGGTATTCTCAACGAACCCACTCTGCCAAATATTGCCGGAGTTCACAACTACAAGGGAGAAGCATGGCACACGGCCCGCTGGCCTGGAGACGGCGCCAGTCTTGACGGCAAGCGCGTGGCCATCATCGGCACAGGCGCAACTGCCATCCAGACGATCCAGGAAATTGTCAAGACAGTTGGCTCTTTGACTGTATTCCAGAGGACGCCCAATTGGACTGCACCACTGCGGAATACAAAGATTAGTCCAAAGGAGATGGCCGATATTCGGAGACGGTATCCTGAGATCTTCCGTCAGTGCTTGGACTCTTACTCGTGTTTCATACATGTCGGTGACACAAGAAGTGTCTTTGACAtggaagaaaaagagcgCCTGGACCATTGGGAGGAACTTTATGCACAGCCTGGGTTTGCAAAGGTGCTCGGCATCTCAGGCGACATTTATACCAACCGCGAAGCGAACAAACTGTACAGTGATTTCCACGCAAACAAAATCCGCCAACGCGTCAACGACCCCAAAGTTGCAGAGAAACTTATTCCGAAGAATCACGGTTTCGGCACTCGTCGAGTCCCGCTTGAAAGTGGCTACTATGAGGCATTCAACAGACCGAATGTCCGCTTGGTTGATATCACAGAGACCCCTATCGATCACATCACGGAAAAGGGAATCAAGACGAGCGAGGAAGACTTTGAATTTGATGTCATCATCTACGCAACAGGGTTCGACGCCATCACTGGATCGTTCCGGGCTGTAGACTTCCAAGGTATCGGGGGCAAACAACTCACAGATGTTTGGAGCGAGGGCATCCAAACTTTCCTTGGCTTAACTGTCAAGGGATTCCCTAACATGTTCATGGTTATGGGACCGCACCAGATGTTTGGCAACATCCCCCGCAGCATCAAGTATGCCGTAGAGTGGGTTGCAGACTTCATCCGGTATGCTCGAGACAATAACATCACATCTGTTGAGGCTACAGATGAAGGTGTCCGCATGTGGACGGATCATGTATGGAAATGCGGAGAAGGTCTTCTGGCTAACGAGGTGGACTCTTGGATGACAGGTGTCAACAAGAACCTCGCTCATAAGCAGAAGAGGTCTATGACACGGTATAATGGGCCTGCACCTGGCTATAGAAAGCGGTGCGACGAGGTGAAGGCCAGGAATTATTCTGATTTTGTGCTTGGATGA